In Emys orbicularis isolate rEmyOrb1 chromosome 12, rEmyOrb1.hap1, whole genome shotgun sequence, one genomic interval encodes:
- the LOC135885995 gene encoding olfactory receptor 5G9-like — MAKDNRTTVTDFILLGLSDDPQLQPFLFLVFLVIYLITFAGNMVIMGVIKADPQLHTPMYFFLSHLSFVDICYSSVTVPKMLENFLAEQKKISFNGCITQIFFFTLFVGVEIFTLSVMAYDRYTAICDPLHYLDIMNKRICVQVVLSTWALGFLHALINTVPVLNLRFCGPNAISHFSCELPPLLQLSCTDATINKVVLFATLVVFGLSSFLLTLVSYIHIISTVLKIQSMVSRDKVFSTCSSHLIVVGLLYLTGFFLYMKPNTDSASMPDRLISIQYSILTPMLNPIIYSLKNKEVKTALGKMPRKFKFLK; from the coding sequence ATGGCAAAGGACAATCGAACCACGGTGACCGACTTCATTCTCTTGGGACTGTCCGATGATCCACAGCTCCAGCCGTTCCTCTTCCTGGTATTTTTAGTGATTTATCTCATCACCTTTGCCGGGAATATGGTGATCATGGGGGTGATAAAGGCTGATCCTcagcttcacacccccatgtacttcttcttgTCACATTTATCCTTTGTCGATATCTGCTATTCCTCAGTCACGGTGCCTAAGATGCTGGAGAACTTCCTAGCAGAGCAGAAGAAAATTTCCTTTAATGGCTGCATTACTCAGATATTCTTTTTTACTCTGTTTGTTGGAGTTGAAATTTTCACTCTCTCAGTCATGGCTTATGACCGATACACAGCCATTTGTGACCCACTACATTACCTGGACATAATGAACAAACGTATCTGTGTCCAGGTGGTGCTGAGTACATGGGCTTTGGGTTTCTTGCATGCCCTGATAAATACTGTTCCTGTGCTTAACCTTCGTTTCTGTGGGCCCAATGCAATCAGTCATTTCAgctgtgagctccctcccctgctACAACTCTCCTGCACTGACGCTACCATCAATAAAGTGGTGCTTTTTGCAACCCTTGTGGTATTTGGATTGAGCTCTTTCCTCCTCACCCTGGTCTCCTACATTCACATCATCTCCACCGTCCTGAAGATACAGTCTATGGTGAGCAGGGATAAAGtcttctccacctgcagctcccacctcattgtggtggGTTTATTGTACCTGACGGGTTTTTTTCTGTACATGAAACCAAACACAGATTCTGCATCAATGCCAGACAGACTAATTTCCATCCAGTACAGCATCTTGacccccatgttaaaccccatcatctacagcctgaaaaaCAAAGAAGTGAAAACAGCTCTGGGGAAAATGCCAAGAAAATTCAAGTTCCTCAAATAG